A single genomic interval of Arthrobacter globiformis harbors:
- a CDS encoding TetR/AcrR family transcriptional regulator produces MPKIVDHDERRLELVDATWRIIARMGIESATMREIATEAGFANGALKPYFPTKDTLLTFAFGHVFNRTNGRIAEVTAGLSGLAALRAFCVEVLPLDEERINEARIVIPFWQKAINDPGKAQIHRESMQQWLNAIRRYLGEARDSGDVTTAVDDASLAGQLLNMLLGAQIAAALLPEGQTELGLDGQLEGYLALLTR; encoded by the coding sequence GTGCCAAAGATTGTTGACCACGACGAGCGCCGCTTGGAACTGGTGGATGCGACCTGGCGGATCATCGCCCGAATGGGCATTGAAAGCGCCACAATGCGGGAAATCGCCACCGAGGCGGGCTTCGCCAACGGGGCCCTCAAACCGTACTTCCCCACCAAGGACACGCTGCTGACCTTCGCCTTCGGCCACGTCTTCAACCGGACCAACGGGCGCATCGCCGAAGTCACCGCGGGGCTTTCGGGACTGGCGGCCCTGCGGGCGTTCTGCGTCGAAGTGCTCCCCCTCGATGAGGAACGGATCAATGAAGCCCGGATCGTCATCCCCTTCTGGCAGAAGGCTATCAACGACCCGGGCAAGGCGCAGATCCACCGGGAATCGATGCAGCAGTGGCTAAACGCCATCCGGCGCTATCTTGGGGAGGCCAGGGACAGCGGTGACGTGACTACCGCCGTCGACGACGCCAGTCTGGCCGGGCAGCTGCTCAACATGCTGCTGGGCGCCCAGATCGCGGCTGCACTGCTTCCGGAGGGCCAGACGGAGCTCGGCCTGGACGGCCAACTCGAGGGCTACCTTGCCCTGCTGACCCGCTAG
- a CDS encoding fumarylacetoacetate hydrolase family protein encodes MEQVNDDTLAAARKVIAVHINYPSRAAQRGRTPAQPSYFLKPSSSLSLTGTAVERPAGCELLGYEGEIAIIIGKAARRVAVEDAWSHVAAVTASNDLGVYDLRYADKGSNLRSKGGDGFTPVGPALIPADAVDPAKLRIRTWHNGEVVQDDTTEDLLFPFARLVADLSQLLTLEEGDIILTGTPAGASVAVPGDVLEVEVSTADGQLSTGRLTTTVEEGTTAFADFGARPKADDLQREEAYGSREAAGLPAAESPLSPELKAKLESVCTATLSSQLRKRGLNNVSIDGLTATRPDRKVVGLARTLRYVPNREDLFKTHGGGFNAQKRAIDSVNEGEILVMEARGEKGTGTIGDILALRAQVRGAAAIITDGGVRDFSAVAAMELPTYYSNPHPAVLGRRHIPWDTDITIACGGTTVQPGDIIVADSDGILVIPPAIAEEVANDSIAQEREEVFIAEMVEQGHSVDGLYPLNAQWRTKYLEWEAGKTND; translated from the coding sequence TTGGAGCAGGTCAACGATGACACCCTGGCAGCAGCACGCAAGGTGATCGCGGTGCACATCAACTACCCCAGCCGGGCAGCCCAGCGCGGCCGGACGCCGGCGCAGCCCTCCTACTTCCTGAAGCCGTCATCCTCGTTGTCCCTGACGGGCACCGCCGTCGAACGCCCGGCCGGTTGCGAACTCCTCGGGTACGAGGGCGAGATCGCCATCATCATCGGCAAGGCGGCCCGGCGCGTCGCCGTCGAAGACGCCTGGAGCCACGTCGCGGCTGTCACGGCCAGCAACGACCTCGGCGTGTACGACCTCCGCTATGCGGACAAGGGCTCCAACCTCCGGTCCAAGGGCGGCGACGGCTTCACTCCCGTGGGTCCGGCACTGATTCCGGCAGACGCCGTCGACCCAGCAAAACTGCGCATCCGCACCTGGCACAACGGCGAAGTGGTCCAGGACGACACCACCGAGGACCTGCTCTTCCCGTTCGCCCGGCTCGTGGCGGACCTGTCCCAGCTCCTCACCCTCGAGGAGGGGGACATCATTCTCACCGGCACACCGGCCGGCGCCTCCGTCGCCGTCCCCGGCGACGTGCTGGAGGTGGAGGTCAGCACTGCTGACGGCCAGCTGAGCACGGGCCGGCTCACCACCACCGTGGAGGAAGGAACGACGGCGTTCGCTGACTTTGGTGCCCGGCCCAAGGCCGATGACCTGCAGCGCGAAGAGGCGTACGGCTCGCGGGAAGCGGCAGGGCTCCCGGCCGCCGAATCTCCGCTGAGCCCGGAGCTGAAGGCCAAGCTGGAGAGCGTCTGTACCGCCACGCTGTCCTCCCAGCTGCGCAAGCGCGGCCTGAACAACGTCAGCATCGACGGACTCACCGCCACCCGGCCGGACCGCAAGGTGGTTGGCCTGGCCCGGACCCTGCGCTACGTGCCCAACCGCGAGGACCTCTTCAAGACGCACGGCGGGGGCTTCAATGCCCAGAAACGCGCCATCGACTCCGTCAACGAGGGCGAGATCCTGGTGATGGAGGCCCGCGGGGAGAAGGGCACCGGGACCATCGGCGACATCCTCGCCCTGCGCGCCCAGGTTCGCGGCGCCGCGGCCATCATCACCGACGGCGGGGTCCGCGACTTCTCCGCCGTGGCCGCCATGGAGCTGCCCACCTACTACTCCAACCCGCACCCCGCTGTGCTGGGCCGGCGCCACATCCCGTGGGACACGGACATCACCATCGCCTGCGGCGGCACCACGGTGCAGCCCGGGGACATCATCGTGGCGGACTCGGACGGCATCCTGGTGATCCCGCCGGCCATCGCCGAGGAAGTCGCCAACGACTCGATCGCCCAGGAACGCGAAGAGGTCTTTATCGCCGAAATGGTGGAGCAGGGCCACAGCGTGGACGGGCTCTACCCGCTCAACGCGCAATGGCGCACGAAGTATTTGGAATGGGAAGCAGGCAAAACCAATGACTGA
- the hpaE gene encoding 5-carboxymethyl-2-hydroxymuconate semialdehyde dehydrogenase: MTTPVETAAKHYVPENLPTHIQHFINGKFVDSVGGKTFDVLDPVSNQNYATAAAGQKEDIDLAVAAARQAFVSGPWPKMKPRERARILNRIADAVEAQESRLAELETFDTGLPITQAKGQALRAAENFRFFADLIVAQFDDAMKVPGSQINYVNRKPIGVAGLITPWNTPFMLESWKLAPALATGNTVVLKPAEFTPLSASLWATIFKEAGLPDGVFNLVNGLGEEAGDALVKHPDVPLISFTGETTTGQTIFRNAAANLKGLSMELGGKSPCVIFADADLDAAIDSALFGVFSLNGERCTAGSRILVERAIYDEFCEKYAARAKNIVVGDPHDPKTQVGALVHPEHYEKVASYVEIGKSEGRLLAGGGRPEGLPEGNYIAPTVFADVSPDARIFQEEIFGPVVAITPFENDDEALALANNTRYGLAAYIWTQNLTRAHNFSQNVEAGMVWLNSHNVRDLRTPFGGVKASGLGHEGGYRSIDFYTDQQAVHITLGSVHTPKFGA, encoded by the coding sequence ATGACGACCCCTGTAGAAACAGCAGCAAAGCACTACGTTCCCGAGAACCTGCCCACCCACATCCAGCACTTCATAAACGGCAAGTTCGTTGATTCCGTGGGCGGAAAGACCTTCGACGTCCTGGACCCGGTCTCCAACCAGAACTACGCCACCGCCGCGGCCGGCCAGAAGGAAGACATCGACCTCGCCGTCGCCGCCGCCCGCCAAGCGTTCGTCAGCGGCCCGTGGCCCAAGATGAAGCCCCGCGAGCGCGCCCGCATCCTGAACCGGATCGCCGACGCCGTCGAGGCGCAGGAAAGCCGCCTCGCCGAGCTCGAAACGTTCGACACCGGCCTGCCCATCACCCAGGCCAAGGGACAGGCCCTCCGCGCGGCAGAGAACTTCCGCTTCTTCGCGGACCTGATCGTGGCCCAGTTCGACGACGCCATGAAGGTCCCCGGATCCCAGATCAACTACGTGAACCGCAAGCCGATCGGCGTCGCCGGGCTCATCACCCCGTGGAACACCCCGTTCATGCTGGAGTCCTGGAAGCTGGCCCCCGCCCTGGCCACCGGCAACACCGTGGTCCTCAAGCCGGCCGAATTCACCCCGCTGTCCGCCTCGCTCTGGGCCACCATCTTCAAGGAAGCCGGCCTGCCGGACGGTGTCTTCAACCTGGTCAACGGCCTGGGCGAGGAAGCCGGCGACGCCCTGGTCAAGCACCCGGACGTCCCGCTGATCTCCTTCACCGGCGAGACCACCACCGGGCAGACGATCTTCCGCAACGCCGCCGCCAACCTCAAGGGCCTCTCCATGGAGCTCGGCGGCAAGTCCCCGTGCGTTATCTTCGCCGATGCCGACCTGGACGCCGCGATCGACTCTGCCCTGTTCGGTGTGTTCTCCCTCAACGGCGAACGCTGCACCGCCGGCTCCCGCATCCTGGTGGAACGCGCCATCTACGACGAATTCTGCGAAAAGTACGCCGCCCGCGCCAAGAACATCGTCGTCGGAGATCCGCACGACCCCAAGACTCAGGTGGGTGCCCTGGTGCATCCGGAGCACTACGAAAAAGTGGCCTCCTACGTGGAGATCGGCAAGTCCGAAGGCCGGCTGCTGGCCGGCGGCGGACGGCCGGAAGGCCTGCCGGAGGGCAACTACATCGCCCCCACCGTCTTCGCCGACGTCTCCCCCGACGCCCGGATCTTCCAGGAGGAGATCTTCGGTCCCGTCGTCGCCATCACCCCGTTTGAGAACGACGACGAGGCCCTCGCCCTGGCCAACAACACCAGGTACGGCCTGGCGGCCTACATCTGGACCCAGAACCTGACGCGCGCGCACAACTTCTCGCAGAACGTGGAAGCCGGCATGGTGTGGCTGAACAGCCATAACGTCCGCGACCTCCGCACTCCGTTCGGCGGGGTCAAGGCCTCCGGCCTGGGCCACGAGGGCGGCTACCGCTCCATCGATTTCTACACCGACCAGCAGGCCGTGCACATCACGCTTGGCTCCGTCCACACTCCTAAGTTCGGCGCCTAA
- a CDS encoding D-TA family PLP-dependent enzyme has translation MIDVDILDRNIERMASAVRARGLSLRPHAKTHKIPEIAARQIAAGASGLTVATIGEAEVFAAAGVDNLFIAYPLWISPQKAERLRRLSQTAQISVGVDSVEGATALGSGLGNAAGSISALVEVDSGHHRSGVHPESVAPVAEAAVRAGLKVAGVFTFPGHSYAPGMPVEAARQEQQALSRASEVLAAAGFNVTCRSGGSTPTAMLTGNSAATEVRPGVYVFGDAQQLELGRCAAEDIALTVAATVVSHHAAPAEGPARFIIDAGSKVLGSDRPAWASGFGRLMEHPGARITALSEHHATVEWPEPGTAPAIGHRLRVIPNHVCLAMNLVDDVAVVSGGGLVGRWVVAARGKNK, from the coding sequence ATGATCGACGTCGACATCCTTGACCGGAACATCGAGCGGATGGCGTCAGCCGTCCGGGCGCGGGGCCTGAGCCTGCGCCCGCATGCCAAAACCCACAAGATCCCCGAAATCGCCGCCCGTCAGATCGCAGCTGGAGCCTCCGGACTGACAGTGGCAACCATCGGCGAAGCTGAAGTGTTCGCGGCTGCCGGAGTCGACAACCTCTTTATCGCCTACCCCCTGTGGATTTCACCGCAGAAGGCCGAGCGGCTTCGGCGCCTGTCGCAAACTGCGCAGATCTCCGTCGGCGTCGACTCCGTGGAGGGAGCAACAGCGCTGGGATCCGGCCTGGGAAATGCAGCGGGGAGCATCAGCGCCCTCGTGGAAGTCGACAGCGGCCACCACCGGAGCGGCGTCCACCCGGAATCCGTCGCACCGGTCGCCGAAGCAGCAGTGCGCGCCGGACTGAAAGTTGCGGGAGTCTTCACCTTCCCGGGCCACAGCTACGCCCCCGGCATGCCGGTCGAGGCGGCCAGGCAGGAGCAGCAGGCCCTGAGCCGGGCGTCCGAGGTTCTAGCGGCGGCAGGATTCAACGTCACCTGCCGTAGCGGCGGCTCCACCCCGACGGCGATGCTGACCGGGAATTCGGCTGCCACCGAGGTGCGCCCTGGCGTCTACGTCTTTGGCGACGCCCAGCAGCTGGAGCTGGGGCGGTGCGCCGCCGAGGACATCGCGCTGACAGTGGCGGCCACCGTGGTGAGCCACCATGCAGCCCCCGCGGAGGGACCGGCACGTTTCATCATCGACGCCGGCAGCAAGGTTCTCGGCAGCGACCGGCCCGCGTGGGCAAGCGGATTTGGCCGGCTGATGGAGCACCCCGGCGCCCGGATCACAGCACTGTCGGAGCACCACGCAACTGTCGAGTGGCCCGAGCCCGGAACCGCGCCCGCCATCGGGCACCGGCTGCGAGTTATCCCCAACCACGTATGCCTCGCCATGAACCTGGTGGACGACGTCGCAGTCGTCAGCGGCGGCGGGCTCGTGGGCCGCTGGGTGGTTGCGGCCCGGGGCAAGAACAAGTGA
- a CDS encoding helix-turn-helix domain-containing protein, translating to MPATTARPADQTLTSSVATSFDHWRHLVAQSFVPLAAETSRPDQFRGRVRSRVLDRTCIVEVSASGHSVHRTPALLAQSDQRYFKLNLQLEGTGLLIQDNREAVLRPGDLAIYDTNRPYTLAFEEQARVVVVMFPHDSLSLPPDYVGQLSAVRLAGESSLAGIVGPFITQLAGNLEALSGPSGSRLAANTLDLVSTMLHSELDLAADSMKPQAMLATSVREYIEANLADPQLSPASIAAAHFISTRHLHNVFHESGSTVASWIRSRRLERVRRDLREPLHSGTSVGAVAARWGFLDAAHFSRTFRDAFGESPSDWRRGA from the coding sequence ATGCCAGCAACCACAGCCCGCCCCGCGGACCAGACCCTCACCTCCAGCGTGGCCACCTCCTTTGACCACTGGAGGCACCTCGTAGCCCAGTCCTTCGTGCCGCTGGCCGCCGAAACCTCCCGGCCCGATCAGTTCCGCGGCCGCGTGCGCTCCAGGGTGCTCGACCGGACGTGCATTGTGGAGGTGTCGGCTTCGGGCCACAGCGTCCACCGCACACCGGCGCTTCTGGCGCAGTCCGACCAGCGTTACTTCAAGCTCAACCTCCAACTGGAAGGCACCGGCCTCCTCATCCAGGACAACCGCGAGGCCGTGCTCCGCCCCGGCGACCTGGCCATCTATGACACCAACCGCCCGTACACGCTGGCATTCGAAGAGCAGGCCCGCGTGGTGGTGGTCATGTTCCCGCACGACTCCCTGTCGCTGCCGCCGGACTACGTGGGACAGCTGTCAGCAGTCCGGCTGGCCGGCGAGTCCAGCCTGGCGGGCATTGTGGGACCGTTCATCACGCAGCTCGCCGGCAACCTGGAGGCACTCAGCGGGCCCAGCGGCTCCCGGCTGGCGGCCAACACCCTGGACCTCGTCTCCACCATGCTGCATTCGGAACTGGATTTGGCTGCGGACAGCATGAAGCCTCAGGCGATGCTGGCGACGTCGGTCCGTGAATACATTGAGGCGAACCTCGCTGACCCGCAGCTTTCGCCGGCCAGCATTGCCGCAGCGCATTTCATTTCGACCCGCCACCTGCACAACGTCTTCCACGAGTCCGGCAGCACTGTTGCCAGCTGGATCCGGAGCCGCCGGCTGGAACGGGTCCGCCGGGACCTCAGGGAACCACTGCATTCCGGCACCTCCGTAGGGGCCGTCGCCGCCCGGTGGGGCTTCCTGGACGCGGCGCATTTCAGCCGCACCTTCCGGGATGCCTTCGGCGAGTCCCCCAGCGACTGGCGCCGCGGCGCCTAA
- the hpaD gene encoding 3,4-dihydroxyphenylacetate 2,3-dioxygenase, which produces MTNFVPTPTVPAPDIVRCAYMEIVVTDLAKSREFYVDVLGLHVTEEDENTIYLRSLEEFIHHNLVLRQGPIAAVAAFAYRVKSPAEVDAAEAYYKELGCRTERRKEGFTKGIGDSVRVEDPLGFPYEFFYETEHVERLTQRYDLYSAGELVRLDHFNQVTPDVPRGRAYLEDLGFRVSEDIKDSNGVTYAAWMHRKQTVHDTALTGGNGPRMHHVAFATHEKHNIIQICDKMGALRISDRIERGPGRHGVSNAFYLYILDPDGHRIEIYTQDYYTGDPDNPTVTWDVHDNQRRDWWGNPVVPSWYTEASLVLDLDGNPQPVIERTDASEMAVTVGADGFSYTRKDETSAAVEGFKLGAQV; this is translated from the coding sequence ATGACCAACTTCGTTCCCACCCCCACCGTCCCTGCACCGGATATCGTCCGCTGCGCCTACATGGAGATCGTGGTCACGGACCTCGCCAAGTCGCGCGAGTTCTACGTCGACGTCCTCGGCCTGCACGTCACCGAGGAAGATGAAAACACCATCTACCTCCGTTCCCTGGAGGAGTTCATCCACCACAACCTGGTGCTCCGCCAGGGCCCCATCGCCGCCGTCGCTGCCTTCGCCTACCGGGTGAAGTCCCCCGCCGAGGTGGACGCCGCCGAGGCCTACTACAAGGAACTGGGCTGCCGCACCGAGCGCCGCAAGGAAGGCTTCACCAAGGGCATCGGCGACTCCGTCCGCGTCGAGGACCCGCTGGGCTTTCCCTACGAGTTCTTCTACGAGACCGAGCACGTGGAGCGCCTCACCCAGCGCTACGACCTCTACTCCGCCGGTGAACTGGTGCGCCTGGACCACTTCAACCAGGTCACCCCGGACGTCCCCCGCGGCCGCGCGTACCTCGAGGACCTCGGCTTCCGCGTCTCCGAAGACATCAAGGACTCCAACGGCGTCACCTACGCCGCGTGGATGCACCGCAAGCAGACCGTGCACGACACTGCCCTGACCGGCGGCAACGGCCCGCGCATGCACCACGTCGCCTTCGCCACGCACGAGAAGCACAACATCATCCAGATCTGCGACAAGATGGGCGCCCTGCGCATCAGCGACCGGATCGAACGCGGCCCCGGCCGGCACGGCGTCTCCAATGCGTTCTACCTCTACATCCTGGACCCGGACGGCCACCGCATCGAGATCTACACCCAGGACTACTACACCGGCGACCCGGACAACCCCACCGTCACCTGGGACGTCCACGACAACCAGCGCCGCGACTGGTGGGGCAACCCCGTGGTCCCGTCCTGGTACACCGAGGCCTCCCTGGTCCTGGACCTTGACGGCAACCCGCAGCCGGTCATCGAGCGCACCGACGCCTCCGAAATGGCAGTGACCGTCGGAGCCGACGGCTTCTCCTACACCCGCAAGGACGAAACCTCCGCGGCCGTGGAGGGCTTCAAGCTGGGAGCCCAGGTTTAA
- a CDS encoding APC family permease: MSISNSESRTAEANPRKEQSTALRAGSIGVLGILFFVLSAQAPLTGIVGAAPLAAALGNGAGAPGAYLVVGIVIVIFAVGFVAMSRKVQANGAFYAYITAAFGRKTGTGAAWLALLAYSTVQAAMYGLYGAAFSGLLGSAGVTVPWWLLAVATMAGVQVLGSMNIELGARVLAVLVGLEVAILLLFGFTVLLKGGGPEGLDMAASFSPEAIASGAPGVAIMFAVASMFGFESTAIYSAEAKDPHRTVARATYLSVGIIAVFFAFITWMLVSFYGPSHVVDAAGAALESGDATSFVIGPLVELYGPWAGVTAGILLVTSLLAGIIAFHNGINRYLHSLALRGSLPAVLARTNRHRAPANAAWVQTSVAVLLVAPFAVLGMDPVLTLFSWFSGLAVAALLVLYMLCSLAVVAFFRRERVMGQHWQTFIAPALASLLLAWVLYLVVSNFTSLIGGSAETAVGLLVAVPVLFVAGVLAEIVVEKRAGTLEPELAG; the protein is encoded by the coding sequence ATGAGTATTTCAAATTCCGAGTCCCGGACTGCAGAAGCAAATCCGCGCAAGGAGCAGTCCACCGCCCTCCGCGCGGGCAGCATCGGCGTCCTGGGCATTCTCTTTTTCGTTCTTTCAGCCCAGGCTCCGCTGACCGGCATTGTCGGCGCTGCGCCCCTGGCGGCTGCACTCGGCAATGGCGCCGGGGCACCGGGCGCGTACCTCGTCGTGGGCATCGTCATTGTCATCTTCGCCGTCGGGTTCGTGGCCATGAGCCGGAAGGTCCAGGCCAACGGCGCCTTTTACGCCTACATCACCGCCGCCTTCGGCAGAAAGACAGGCACAGGCGCTGCCTGGCTGGCGCTGCTGGCGTACAGCACGGTTCAGGCCGCCATGTACGGCCTCTATGGTGCGGCCTTCTCTGGCTTGCTGGGTTCCGCCGGTGTGACCGTTCCCTGGTGGCTTCTGGCCGTTGCCACCATGGCAGGCGTGCAGGTGCTTGGGTCGATGAACATCGAACTCGGCGCCCGCGTCCTGGCTGTCCTTGTGGGCCTGGAGGTGGCGATTCTGCTGCTGTTCGGTTTCACCGTCCTGCTGAAGGGCGGAGGCCCGGAAGGCCTCGACATGGCAGCCTCATTTTCCCCCGAAGCGATCGCAAGCGGCGCCCCCGGAGTGGCCATCATGTTCGCCGTGGCGTCCATGTTCGGCTTCGAGTCAACGGCCATCTACTCCGCCGAGGCCAAGGATCCCCACCGGACGGTGGCCCGGGCAACGTACCTTTCAGTGGGCATCATCGCCGTGTTTTTCGCCTTCATTACCTGGATGCTGGTGAGCTTCTACGGGCCCTCGCACGTCGTCGACGCCGCCGGGGCCGCCCTGGAGTCAGGGGATGCGACCTCGTTCGTAATTGGCCCGCTGGTTGAGCTGTACGGCCCCTGGGCCGGCGTGACCGCCGGAATCCTTCTGGTGACGTCCCTCCTGGCAGGCATCATCGCCTTCCATAACGGCATCAACCGCTACCTTCACTCGCTGGCCCTGCGCGGTTCCCTGCCCGCTGTCCTGGCGCGGACCAACAGGCACCGCGCCCCTGCAAACGCAGCCTGGGTCCAGACGAGCGTCGCCGTGCTGCTCGTGGCACCGTTCGCGGTGCTGGGAATGGACCCGGTCCTGACGCTCTTCTCGTGGTTTAGCGGGCTGGCCGTTGCAGCGCTGCTGGTGCTGTACATGCTCTGCTCCCTGGCCGTCGTCGCATTCTTCCGGCGCGAACGGGTCATGGGGCAACACTGGCAAACCTTCATCGCACCGGCGCTCGCGTCGCTGCTGCTGGCCTGGGTCCTCTACCTGGTGGTCAGCAACTTCACCTCTCTCATCGGCGGCAGCGCCGAAACAGCAGTCGGGCTGCTGGTTGCCGTCCCCGTGCTGTTCGTGGCCGGAGTGCTGGCGGAAATCGTAGTGGAGAAGCGGGCGGGGACCCTAGAGCCGGAGCTCGCCGGGTAA
- a CDS encoding GntR family transcriptional regulator yields MTETATAPAAESIPESTAGTAGSKSEQAYQAIKARIVEGTYTPGYRLVLAAIAKNLGFSVVPVREAIRRLEAEGLVKFERNVGATVAGIDPTEYLYTMQTLSIVEGAATALSAPLVGEADIARARAVNAEMRDCLQHFDPVRFTRLNQDFHSVLFEHCPNPHILDLVHRGWNRLASLRSSTFRFVPGRAHESVDEHEALLRLIESGADADTIEKAARLHRSATLDAYLSQTNIKDHS; encoded by the coding sequence ATGACTGAAACGGCAACCGCCCCCGCAGCCGAGAGCATCCCTGAGAGCACCGCCGGCACCGCCGGCAGCAAGTCCGAGCAGGCCTACCAGGCCATCAAGGCACGGATCGTGGAGGGCACCTACACGCCCGGCTACCGGCTGGTCCTGGCCGCCATCGCCAAGAACCTCGGGTTCAGCGTGGTCCCGGTCCGCGAAGCGATCCGCCGGCTCGAGGCCGAAGGCCTGGTGAAGTTCGAACGCAACGTCGGCGCCACCGTGGCGGGCATCGACCCCACCGAGTACCTCTACACGATGCAGACACTGAGCATCGTGGAGGGTGCGGCCACGGCTCTGTCCGCACCGCTTGTCGGCGAGGCGGACATTGCCCGGGCCCGCGCCGTGAACGCCGAGATGCGCGACTGCCTGCAGCACTTCGACCCCGTCCGCTTCACCCGGCTCAACCAGGACTTTCACAGCGTCCTCTTCGAGCACTGCCCCAACCCGCACATCCTGGATCTGGTCCACCGCGGCTGGAACCGGCTGGCATCACTGCGGTCCTCAACGTTCCGCTTTGTTCCAGGCCGGGCCCACGAGTCCGTGGACGAACACGAGGCCCTGCTCCGGCTCATTGAATCCGGCGCCGACGCCGACACCATCGAAAAAGCAGCACGACTCCACCGCAGCGCAACCCTGGACGCCTACCTCTCCCAGACCAACATCAAAGACCACAGTTAG